GCAGGCGACGGTCATCCCGGTCTACCTGATCATCATCAAGCTGCAGCTGTACGACAGCCTGACGGCGCTGATCCTCCCGTCGATCGCCTTCGCCATCCCGCTGTCGGTACTGGTGCTGTCCAACTTCATCCGCGATGTGCCCAAAGAGCTGTTCGACTCGATGCGGGTCGACGGCGCCACCGAATGGACGACACTGTGGCGGCTGGCGGCGCCGCTCACCCGCCCGGCGATCCTCACCGTCAGCATCTTCAACGCACTGACCATCTGGAACGGATTCCTGCTGCCGCTCATCCTGACGCAAAGCCCTGACCGCCGGACCCTGCCGCTCGCACTGTGGACCTTCCAGGGCCAGTACGGGGTCAACGTCCCCGCGGTCGTCGCCGCCGTCGTCCTGACCACCCTGCCCGTCCTGGTGCTGTACGCGTTCGGCCGACGCCAACTGCTGAGCGGTCTGACCGCCGGGTTCAGCCGTTGACCGACGCCGACGCCGACGCCGACACCTATGCCGGGGCCCGTGAGCGGACTGTGCCGGGACCGACGTCGGGATCCCGGACGCGATCTGCCCCGTACCGAGTCCTGCTCGTCTACCTGTTGGTCCGTCGCGCCTCGGTCGAGGTTCTGACGGGCCTGGGAGGAACATGAACGCCACCGTGGCCGCAGAGGACACCCCCGGAGTCTTCCTCTGGAACGACCCCACCGTTCCTGTCACCGCGCGAGTCGACGCCCTGATCGACGCGATGACCTTGCAGGAGAAGACCGCCCAGCTGTACGGAGTGTGGGTGGGCGCCTCCGATCAGGGCGACGAGGTGGCACCTCACCAGCACGACATGGAGGAGGCCGTCGATCTCGACACACTCCTGCCCTTCGGGCTGGGGCAGCTGACCCGGCCCTTCGGCACGGTCCCGGTCGACCCCGCTCTGGGCGCACTCTCCCTGGCCCGCACCCAGACCCGTATCGCCGCCACGAACCGGTTCAACATCCCCGCTCTCGCGCATG
The sequence above is drawn from the Streptomyces liliiviolaceus genome and encodes:
- a CDS encoding carbohydrate ABC transporter permease, translating into MTDTLTEPRRPRQAGHCERQAPTRPAARRRNWAGGLAGWLWLVVVAVPLYWTLITSFKAQNRYYASNPLVPSGDPTLDNYRLVIESDFLRYFVNSAVVTAGAVVPAVLFSFMAAYAIVRGWRMRILRAMNGLFLMGLAIPLQATVIPVYLIIIKLQLYDSLTALILPSIAFAIPLSVLVLSNFIRDVPKELFDSMRVDGATEWTTLWRLAAPLTRPAILTVSIFNALTIWNGFLLPLILTQSPDRRTLPLALWTFQGQYGVNVPAVVAAVVLTTLPVLVLYAFGRRQLLSGLTAGFSR